ctagcattgggacattcacacgctGTTAcgtgtagtgtagtatataagcagctgacacatggtattgagagcagtaataaatttatcttcaaaccttaaacatctactttatttacctagtcccgtccttacatggcgaccctgccatttaaggttcggtttcgggttctaacgaagtgcagtataacaatataatgtcgctctgtgtaatattggacattcgtgtatttaattgttcgaacgttagtagcgtcataatacaaaatgggcaaagaacaaagtaaagaacaaattgtggttgcacaaaatgccgcaggaggcgtgaattcggccgacgtggaactaatacaccaaaatcagaaagtgacaaatataattttgggtatttttcttttacttttaattttgggggcaaagtttgccatatataaattatataaacgctgccacataaactggatgcgtcaggagatggccaggagcgctttcagacgttcgaggcggggaccagagactggagaaataaatcaggaacgtgttgtttagcctggagacgcatcaatggatgcttataaaaaaaaataggagtgtaaaagtgtgaaaaatatataaaaggagaagtgaaatagtgtcatcagcaaaggtgttatggtattatagacaatagatatattcatattttatcattatttttaagtgtatatttttaagccgtttcttaagatttaaatggatcatatattagatataaaacatcaaattgaaaatataaaaataaatttaattaaactaagtaaagggaaaagaactaaaaagttgttagaacagaaatatttagaggcaaaaagtttatatgacgaatatataaaatatcgtgacgagttaaactttaatgcatctaaagggtatataaaaaaggaagagataaattacttattagttgcttgcgaagaaattgaatcgctttatcaaaaaattcaaacaacttgtttagttagtgaccaagattttagcaccatgactgactttgacatgaaaactgctacttctcttctacctattatgacaggagatgaagaagttactaaaaaattaatagattgtatcgaattctatagccaaaccattaggaaagaacatgaacagttacttatttcttttgtccttaaaactcgtttaactaaaaatgccaaattacgtttgttatctaactatgaatcttccacagaacttattgccgacatgaaaaataatctgttgactaagcagtcagccacggcactacaaatagaaatgttaaaatctagacaaggttcgcagagtattgaggaatttggtaagaaacttgaggatttatttgttgaattgactatttcccaagctaacggtgacgataacgcgtttaaaatattgagacccgtaaacgaaaaattagcaatacagcgattcaccgaaggtttgaggaacagtcgattaagcactattttagcggcccgcaactactcagagctgaaagatgttataagagcagccaaagacgaggaactgtcgcgtcaaggctcttttacatcagctgaaacgattttcacgactcaacatcgaggtaagtaccaaccatcttatagggggcatagtagaggtcgagtattaaacaacgcacgccaacattacacgccaaatagttcatttaggccgatgccgaatcaaacatctagtttataccaccgaggaaacaatagaggatccacaagtaattctcgaggacgcggacataattttgaacgtgcagtatcgcgaggtagaaataataacggaagaaaacagcatgggtatcttatgaatcaatcccaaaacgatatacaggttactacttcggaaaataaccaaaacttagagttttttcgatcctaactttattctagcatgcaatacatataataatttcgtagagtttacaatattaggtaccaaatatagaatgctaattgacacgggcgcctcgatgtcagtgattaaatacgatgtaataagagataggaatattccaatacatccaaaacgcgtagccgtaaatggtattggtggcacctcgtacaccgagggctatgtttacataccgtttaccttatgtggaatagaattcaaacataagttttatgtcttaaagaatttgccttgtattcaagatggtttaatcggacaagaatttttaactaattataattgtgtattaaattacgaaaataatacatttactttaaatagcttcgacaaaccaattacgctctccttaggtttaggaaaattaggtaaaaatacatttataaaggtacctccgaggtgtgaaaagttttttcaagttgattcttatttgaatgaatcgtgtgttatatttcccagagaattgtgtgaaggtgtatttatcgctggaagtatctgtcaaccgaaagagggaaaaatatttattcaaattttaaatactcgcgaaacagaaattaatcttagttattttaggcctgaaattgatttattatcgaattataatatttgttcgtttaacaaagaaaatttggacggaaaaagagttcggaaattattatcattaattaaattgaatcatttgaacaaagaagaaagcattagtatacaaagtatttgtgcgaaatatgctgacgtatttttcttgccaggagacaagttaggtacgtgtaatctttacgaacaaaatatacaactaaaagctaatacgaatccggtctatactaaacaatataggttaccgttttctcaacgtgatgaaatagaaaaacaagttcaaaaaatgttggccaatgatattatcgaacccgctaacagcgaatggtctagcccagtactattagtacctaaaaaatcagaagataataataaaagctggcgtttagtgatagattttcggaaattaaatgattgtataatgcatgacaaatttccccttccgaatataagtgatatattagactcactttcaggagctatttatttttctcaattagatttaacacaagcttattatcaaacgaagctaaatgctgacagtaggaaatataccgcattcacaacaccgtctggccagtatcaaatgacccgtatgcctatgggtttgaaaaccagtcctggttcattttcacgcttaatgacagtagcaatgtcgggacttaattacgataaatgttttgtatatttggataatttaatttgtttcggaagaaatttagatagtcataataaaaatttgttagatattttaacaaggcttagaaaagttaatttaaaattaaatcctgataagtgcgattttcttcgaaaagaaattttatacctcggacacgtggtatcagcggacggcattaaaccagatccagaaaaaattaaggcgttaattaattatccggttcctaaaaacgtagacgagctcaaacgatttgtagcctttgcgaactattatcgaaagtttattccgaatttcgcccaaatctgtattccattaaatgatttatgtcgtaaaaatgtaatatttaattgggataaaaactgtcaaaaatcatttagtactttaaaagaaatgttaatgagccctccaatattacaatatcctattttcgattataataacacatttatactacagacagacgcctcagggtatgcaataggttcgattttatgtaatgctgatcgtagaccaatagcttacgccagtcgtagtttaaataaagctgaacgtaggtatccaacgattgagaaagagcttttagcgattgtttggtctgttaaatattttagaccgtatctctatggacgaaagttcattatagaaacggatcatagacccttaatatttttatacaatatgacagatccttccagtagattgttaaaatttcggctaatacttgaagagtatgattttaaggttacttatgtgaaagggtgtgataatgtagctgcagatgcattgtcacgcatagaaattagtagtgaagaattaaaggcgatgaatgatcatattttatcagtacttacaagggcacaaaagaagaagcttgatgaaaaaccttgtaattctacttcggtttctaatatttctactgacgattggactgatcacccaagagttgtagagatgttaaaactaccgaagtattacacggagttgatatttgtgaatgaagaagaatggagaaagtttaaaaaatgcgtatcattagagcgtggtgattatgcatactcgtcgtcaaatcgtacaatttttgtgaaactgtttacccaatcccagtgtacacgagctgtctctgtgagggaaatggaatcattttgtatcgatttaaaaataaatacgttatatgtaataaaagatgagaataattttcaaataattaaagagctagctcaggttattaataaaatgcgtaagtggtccggaccccgtttatgcgtaattaaaggagttacaaaaattatagacgacgatacgaaaagagttatattaaacgattatcatatcctgcccactagcggacacgcaggaataagacgtatgttaaataacattcgtaaaaaatatttttggccaggattagagcatgatgttaagctttttgtaaaaaaatgtagtaaatgtcaacgttataaatatttaaataccataaaagaacctatgaccataacggactgtggaaattcagcttttgataagatttatttagatttggtaggtccattgacaagagataataattataattacattttaacgctccaatgcgacctcaccaaatatgtcgaggcatatccgatagcaggtaaggatgcgcgcacagtagctacaactctagtaaataattttatacttagatatggcatccctcggcagatcgtgac
This Nymphalis io chromosome 21, ilAglIoxx1.1, whole genome shotgun sequence DNA region includes the following protein-coding sequences:
- the LOC126776699 gene encoding uncharacterized protein LOC126776699, translating into MDHILDIKHQIENIKINLIKLSKGKRTKKLLEQKYLEAKSLYDEYIKYRDELNFNASKGYIKKEEINYLLVACEEIESLYQKIQTTCLVSDQDFSTMTDFDMKTATSLLPIMTGDEEVTKKLIDCIEFYSQTIRKEHEQLLISFVLKTRLTKNAKLRLLSNYESSTELIADMKNNLLTKQSATALQIEMLKSRQGSQSIEEFGKKLEDLFVELTISQANGDDNAFKILRPVNEKLAIQRFTEGLRNSRLSTILAARNYSELKDVIRAAKDEELSRQGSFTSAETIFTTQHRGKYQPSYRGHSRGRVLNNARQHYTPNSSFRPMPNQTSSLYHRGNNRGSTSNSRGRGHNFERAVSRGRNNNGRKQHGYLMNQSQNDIQVTTSENNQNLEFFRS